The following coding sequences lie in one Mercenaria mercenaria strain notata chromosome 5, MADL_Memer_1, whole genome shotgun sequence genomic window:
- the LOC123556352 gene encoding complement C1q-like protein 2 has translation MEEIVNSEEDTDNGVDDSNDEQDSGLSHRNTPKVAFSTYLSRDKLLGRGQHIKFDKVLLNDGGAYEASTGVFRATVSGVYVFTYVIAQRHKHEIRAKLVVDGKTINGAIAEGMHKWHDVQGTNTAIVHVCKGKAVWVESVSSHSNLEGNNADYRYTSFSGFLLYARR, from the exons TTGATGATTCCAACGACGAACAGGATTCCGGCTTAAGCCACCGCAATACACCTAAAGTGGCGTTTTCTACCTATCTTAGCAGAGACAAACTCCTCGGAAGGGGGCAACATATCAAATTCGACAAAGTTCTGCTGAATGACGGAGGTGCGTATGAAGCATCAACCGGCGTGTTCAG GGCAACAGTTAGCGGTGTTTACGTGTTTACCTATGTGATTGCTCAAAGACATAAGCATGAAATCCGAGCCAAGCTTGTAGTTGATGGTAAAACTATTAATGGAGCAATTGCAGAAG GTATGCACAAGTGGCATGATGTCCAAGGCACAAATACAGCAATTGTTCACGTATGTAAAGGCAAAGCTGTTTGGGTAGAATCCGTCTCCAGCCATAGCAACCTAGAGGGCAACAATGCAGACTACAGATATACTTCATTTAGCGGTTTCTTGCTATATGCCAGGCGTTAA